The Chelonia mydas isolate rCheMyd1 chromosome 1, rCheMyd1.pri.v2, whole genome shotgun sequence nucleotide sequence CCTTCCTGTAGATGCtttagccagaatatgggtaatggctccTATGAGTCATCAAGACATGCAAAGGCATGTGACAAGCTCATGTGATCCTGGACTCCACCTTGTGCCtctaattttccacaaactaagactgagagcagtccctccacatgggagaagGTATAAAGGACCCTGGAAGCATcttcattttgcctctttcctgctctgatctctgggctatggacttacactaaaaggagcattccaaccaggggactgaggaccttccagtcgtttggaagttaccagagactttacaagccagcagtctgtAATATCAAtgctacaaacctgatccaagaacttttcAATGTATGTATATAATTTAATTGACTACTTTAACTCTCtccttcttttctcttataaataaacaaacatttagatattagatactaaaggattggcaacagtatGATTCttgggtaggatctgagttatatattgatctgggtatgtggctgatctcttgggatcagaagaaccctttgtttaatgaaattggttttcaataaccactcatcataaagtctagtgtctgggtggtgaaataagggctgaaatgcctaaggagactgcatttttgacttctttttaaccagtgtggtgagacagaagtttacttttgatACTGGTTTGGAATATCTAATGATTGAATAACCAGCAGCTTGGGGATGAGTCCAGCttctatttctcagcagtttatcCTGAATCTGGTGTTCTCAgatgtgacccactgaggcatgcaCTGTAGgcttttgggcttgggctagAACCTGGGACCTGAGAATCATGCGGGGTGGGTTTCAGGGCCTGGGGTCCATTCCAAGCTCAGACATTTACACAGCAAtgttatagccccacagcccgagccctgcgagcccgagtcaactgacatgggccagctgcagggtttTTATTGCagttgtagacatacccttaaatagTTCATTTCATACTCTCTGGGGTTTCCTTGTTCTGACAACTATCCTACCCCCATGCACTACATGCTCTAACCCATAGTGTGCATACCACACTATGAATGTAAAGTTTAGCAAGAGCATAGCAGCAATATTGTTGTTACAGATATAGGGAGTGAATATACTTTGTTGTCTCCATACCTGTCCTGGGGCACTATCCCTCCACCCAGGTGAGCCACTGTGGGATAAATGTCCATAAGGCTTGTAGGTTCATCAATAACTGTGTCAGCAGGAAAGACTCCTGGCCATCTAAGTATCCCTGGCACACGGatgcctccttcccagcctcccaTGCCTTTTCCACCTACAGCAAAGTGACATATAACAGTTATGACTCATTAACAGACATTAGACTTATGCATGAAATTAGAGACAGATGGCAGCAGCATATTGCTAAGGTTTAATTCCGTGCTTAAGTTCTGATTTCATAAACTTCGAGAGGGATGCACAGAATCACtcaaaaagtaaaaatcaaacacaccctcaaactgggagggtgtgtgTAATTAATGTCTGTTGCAATGACTTGCAGCTTGGGATAGATGGGAAAATGGGCAAGCAAGCTTTCAAATATATGTTCTTCGGcaataattttctctctctttcccctcacacAGCTCTTCCTGCACTCAGCTGTTAGTCTACATCCTTACGTAGGGTCAGAATGGGGCGACAGGAAACTTTTGAGAGCCTACACCAAATAGCCCCATGGCCTAGCAAAAAGGGAGAGACTGGAAACACTCTGAGAACACACAAGACTGAAGGGTACGAAATATGTCTTAAAGAAGCATGTAAAGAGCCTCATCCCCCATTTTAATTCAGAGTTTCAGTACAGATTGGTTCCGTTTAGACAtgggctaacattttcaaaagtgactcagcaTGTAGGATTTAGTCACTTAGGAGTCTAAAACCTAAGTGCctatttcacttttgaaaatgagatttaggctccaaagtcacttaggtggttttgaaaaaGTTACCCAAGAACTTCAAGACCAGAAACATGAATCTCAATAATACAAAAGCTATCATACACCCTTATTTGAACTTTCAGTCAAATGTTTTTCCCTAACCACACTGTAAACAGGAATAAGACAGATATAGATAGAATAAGATTTTTACACAGATTAAGCATCAGAATGCTCAGATTGCCTATGTGCTGAAGAAAAGATGTGTATTGTGGTACAGTTGGGTACACCCAATATAGCCATCAGGTTTCCATGTCTTTTCGCTGCTCGCCATTGCAACCTTgtttccccccgccctccaaatCCCATCAGACTCATTCACCAAAGTACTGCTTCCATTCAATGGCAGCAATCAGAGCCACTTTACAGTCCAGCTGCATAAGGAAGAGCCAGGAGCTAGGAAAagtttctccttcccctctctgaaagCAGGCAAACTCTCCCTTTCAGTAGAACACAATTTTCACAGCTCAGGGAGTCACAGTTTCAAGTTTTTGCCCCTGGCTGTGTACTTGGCCAGTGCTGCACTAGAAGTCAGGCCAGGTTGCAAAATTAATACAAGCTGCagtttgaaaaatgaaaacatttacatGCTTTCTGATCAGCATTTGTCTTGTGTAGCGTATACTGAAAGCAACAAAACCGTGCAGTGATTGCCTTCTCACTGTGAGGGACAGCAcactcttcctttccttttctgttctgATTACCCATGTATCTATGGTTTCTGGGGTACAATAAGTAACCGTAATTGAATTTGTCTGACTGAATGGAAATCATTCACATTTACTGTCTAGTAGGAATGATTCCATAAAATGCCATTGAAGCTTGTGAATGTCAAGAGTTTGTATACACAAAGAAGAAAGCTTTTTTTGGTACCACTTCTCCTTACGATTTTCCCTCGCTCTCTACAAAAGATCAGTTAATaactattttaatacaaatatttttcccTTCTCTGAAGCCTTCCATCCAAGAAACTCACAATGATTTACAGGTGTTATGCAAGCTTCACAATACCATTGTGAGACAGGCAAGTTTAATACCTTCATTTCAGAGAAACAAGATGGAGCACAGAGAGATTCAGTTTGCTGTCCATGGTTACACATGACATCTGTGCTAGgaccaggagtagaacccaacTCACATTGAGCCCATCAGTGTTAGTCAAGCAAATTAATTTTCTATTGCATTTCTAATCTTAAAAGAAATCGTAACATATTTCTTACCTTTATATATGCCATTCCAGCCACCTAGCTGAGTTTTTCCTTCTTGAGCCTCCAATTGTCCTCCATGGTCAGAGGCAAAATACGTGAATGTGTTGTTTTTCAAATCTTCCTTGTCAATAGCATCAAGAATTTTGCCTGTAAAttaaagacagacagaaaaacaGTCAAAACTTTGCTATGAATCAAACAAAAAGATCAAGATCTAATTAAAATGATCAGGACACTAAAGCTTTGCAGAGCCCTGGCAATAGCTTTTAAGACTCTAAAAGCTTGGTCGATATCAGTATTTCACTTTTACACTGATACATTTAAAGAAAGTCTCTTTCATAAAGGACACTTACCCACCAACCAATCCATTTCTTCTACATTGTCTCCATATAAGCCGTGTCTGCTCTTCCCAAGAAATTTCTCCGTGGTGAAAAGGGGTGTGTGAACATGTAAAAAGGAAACGAAGAGGAGGAATGGTCCATGCTTGTTTCTTAAAgaattaaatgaatatttttgttgtGCACTTGGAAAATTCTAGAAGCTTTCACAttcacacatgtacacacatacaTTATAACTAGCACCATATTCATCCTGACATAATGCCACTGACCTTAATTTGGCCCATCCAGAGCATTCTGTCTCATAATGTGCACAATGGATGACACTAGCTATTTTGGGGGGTAATGTCTCTCCCCAGAAGGGTTTGCATTACAATGCACCAAACAgtatatattttcaaaacaatttccCTAGTGAGAACAATCTCAGAACCTCCTCACAAGAGGGCTTTACCTCAACACAAAATTTAGCTATTTTCCACTCCGTaataaagagaaagagagagcatggcaCCATGGAAGGCTGTAAACTGGGTGAAAGAAAAAAGAGGGACACATGATAATGGAACAGTTAGGCAGAAATAAATGTCAGACTTCAAGGTATCACATGTAGTTAGGAagggtaaatttttaaaaaacacctctaTGACTGAGGCTTCTAAGTccaattttcaaagcaatttagGCACCTTTACTTAcaaaagtatttagatgcctaaagatgcaaatagatGCCTagaggaattttcaaaagtgcctaagtgagttaAGCATCTaactcagtggtgggcaacctgcggcctgcaggctgcatgcggcccatcagggtaatctgattgcgggccgtgagacattttgctgatgttgacggTCCGcaggcccagctccccacagctcccagtggctgcagttcaccgttcccagccaacgggagctgtgggaaatggcagccagcatgtccctgcttcctgcagctcccattggctgggaacggcgaaccgcggccactgggagctgcggggggccaggCCTGCGGATTGTCAATGTTAGCAAAATGTTTCGCGGTCTGCAATCacattaccctgatgggccgcatgcagcctgcAGGTTGCCAACCACTGACTAACTCCTCCTGAAACTCTTTCACTGAAAGTCAGTAGGACACAGGCTCCTAAGTGTCtatgccacttttgaaaatgggacttaagcacttctgaaatttTTACCTGAAGTTTTATCTGCTATGTATAGCACAGTACAGTTATCTGGATGTCTCATGGGGCTTTTTGTAGTTTGTTCCCTTCCAGATGAGTACCAAAGGGGATGAGCCACTGCAGGAGGCAGGATACCTGACCAAATAGATCAAACAGTCAGATTTACTATGGTTAATTAGTCTATAttcttatgttaaaaaaaaaaaaaaagatgtctgAAAGGGAGTAAGAGCAATATAAGCCACAGAGAGAACAGCCTGGCAACCACTGTAGGAGAATTGCTGGATTATGTAGCGCTGGACCAGAAACAGCCCTCCATTAATAGAGATGGGGGGCTGGCAAGAGAGAAAGAGCAGCCTGAAAGCTAAAAGAGGGGATGACAGGctagtagtgtgtgtgtgggggagggggaacaataaTGGAAACCTAAAATATAAGTGATTGCCAAAGAGCATGTTTTATTTGCAGCAGTTTTGTGCTGTAATGGTGCCACTCTTCACTGGTACAATGGAGAGTATGGGCCATCAGGCTGCAGCCCATCACAAGATCTCCATAAAAATTACTTATTCTCTCACTACagcttttcaaaagcatttaagtgaTTTTGGAGCATGCACCCCACTGATTTTCACTGGGACTTATGAGCCTAAATCacctggcacttttgaaaatcccacccatatgGGTTAACAAGGTGATCCCAATTCTGCGAAGACTTACACCTCAGATGATACCATGGACTTTGGCCCAGCATTCTTTCATGATAAATATGAAGAGATAGATTTAGTTAGAAAAAATCTTTTAGAGTTGGGCTGATAGCTGGAGAAGCTACACAGTGTTGttttgtaaataataaaaaaattgaaaaacaagtCCTTGGTCACATATGTCACCTGGTTAAACCCTATCCTATTTGAAAAGCTCCAGGTAGTTCCAGATCCAGGATTGCTGAAATAAAGTCGAATCCGTGGTGTACTCATTTGTTGTCAATACTCAAAATGCTCTCCCCATTAACATGTCATTCATACATGTTTTCTTGGCTCCAGAAACCAAGTCAGTGAGCAATGTGTTTGTGGGCAGAAATTTCTTATGTGtttcaaaaatatctgaaaaagAATTATCCAGAGACATTAACAGCTTATGCAAAAAACTCCACTTGCACCAAGGATCTTAAAAACACTCCTGTGATCTCGTCTCCTTTAAGAAAAAAGGAAGGCCTTTAGTTACCTTTCAATAAATGAAACTGCTTCCTTAAGCATGAGGGCAGCCGTCCTTTCCAACTTCATAGGTTGTTCAGTAATATCATAGTTCCTCATCAGGATACAGTTCCAATATTGCACAAATCCATAACTGGAGTACCAGGAAGTGAAAAAAAGAGAGCCAGCTAAGGCAAAGAAGGCGACTATTTtccagctggtggaaatcaagCCAGTAAGCTTTCCAATGATAACTGTGAGCACAGCAAGGGCAATTATTTGAGTGCAAAGCCAGAGTTTGGCTTGAAGGGCTGCATCCAACTCGGGAGGTTTGTTTTTCTGACAGTTGTTTAGGAGAGTAAAAGGCATGCCgtaaaaataatcaaaaccatGGTTTGAAGGGTGGTGGCAGTGATCATTGAGGGCTTCACAGTTCATACCCTGATGCCACTTCCCTGAAAGTTAAATAAACAAAGAAAGGCAATTGTTAGGGTTGGGATTTTCACAGAAGCCTTAGGAGAGCTAAGTGCCCATTTAAATGGCAGTTGGGCACATAAATCCCCTAGGTTCCTTTGAAACTCCCAGCCTAGAACATTAAAGAGCACTTGTAAAAGATGGAGTTAGCACGCCCTGCAATGCAGGTGCCTGCTGTGCAAGACTCGGAAGAAGAACCATGGATTTCAGTCCCTCCCTGTGTCTGCAGTCTTTTACTGTGCTTGTCTTAACACAGGCCCTGAATCTAAAAAGAGATCTTCATAGGTGGATTCTTGCACCTATGTGCAATTCCAGTGAAGCCAGTAGAACTCCATACTGGCATAAAAGTTTCTGTGGACTCTGTTGGGGTTTCTGGGGCCATAGACTAAGCTACCCAGGGAAGggatttgttttataaaaaacatTAGTCTGCATCTATGCAGCCATATAAGAAATGAATACTGAAACATACTACAGGAAACACATGTACCAACATTTGTGAAATAATCGTTTTCTACAAATGTAGGCTATAATAAATGTGAAGTGAAAGGAATGCCACTAGTTTGCTGTAAATGTAACTCTTCCCCCAAAATGAATACCAGTTATTCTTTCAATTTTGGCATATGGCAATGTACGAttcagtttatatatattttatatataacccacaaaaaaagatgttaaaacaacatttttaagaTTGCAAAGGCAAGCACTCAGAGCTTAATCCTAAACAAAGAAACATTTCCTATGTCCAAGTGTATTTAAGGAGATTTATAAATCCACATGCAATGGTCTACCTAAACTTAATTTCAAAATCTCTGTGCATTATAAGCCTCCTCCCCAAATAAGTCTTCTCAGGTTGTCAGACCCATACCAGTATCTAATCCTCTATTCTTTCTTCTGTATAAACCAGTAATCCCAAATTCCAACAGAAAATGCCTGATTTTCCTCTTATTACGAATCCAGAAGAAATATGAAAGATGAATTTGCAAGCACTGCAAACTTTTTTCTTGTTGACTTGATATGCACAAAGAATTGCTTCCAGCTTATATAAAATGAACACAGCTTCTAGTAAggggacgtctacactgcaacgtaagcctgggctcagactcTGGCTTGAGTCCAAATCCTCCTTCCATCTACATACAAATCTCTCAGACTCGTGCTCAGACCTAGGATCCTAGGACCGTCTGGAGCTAGAAGGTCCGAGCCTTTGTCAAGCCAGGATCCAGAGTtagagccctattgctttgcagtgtagaggCAGTCCTGGTTAACTCACGTCCTGtaagtctgccaaaagtatcctaCAATTCCatgggccaacttcctttgtcctctctatcccaacaattGCCAGTCACTTGCAGTGAAAATGGAAGCCACCCCTTTTggtgagaagcagcagcagcagctcatcaAGTCAGCATTAAACCTTCCATTGTCTTCTGACCACCAAGCTGCAAATACCATCAAAGAACCTTCTGTGTTTGCAACAGAAACTGAACAgaacaagccttttgcaaagcacgCTGCCTAATGATCAtgggagcacagccagattttggtgaatCTCCGGTGCGAGGCCAGTAAAATCATAGACTTTAGTAAGACTACCTGGAATTATCCCACATATCagcagatagctaaaaagctgGCAGCGCTGCAAATCTTCTGGACTGGTGAGCAAGGCAGGGAGCGGATTAAGAGGCTGAAGAGCAAGTGCCGGAAGACcagggaccagaactgcacctCAGGTAACTCGCCAGCCAAATGCCCATTTTATGAGGGGGTTGATCGAGTGCTGGGCACTGTGCACGATGACCTAGTCAGCCGGGATGGTGCCGTGTAGAAGTCATGTTGGCCCCTGAATTCATCATGTGAAATTCTTTATGCGAAAGTTCTGGatccactgctggtcatcccaattctgcatgcagatgtgatccCACCGGCCTGTGCGTGTGACCCTGTGTCAGAAGCGCCGGTGTACGTGGGGGCAATCAGAGGCTACACTGAGTGTAGTGAGCAGCATCAGCCAGCATCTGCCATGACTGGGTACTCTGCCTCCTCCTGCTCTATCATAAAATCAGTCAGGtgcctttggtgggtcagaaaatgccacCAAAAGGTCCACCAGTGTCTCATAGAAGCTCTGCCCATTTCCAGACACAAGCGTGAAAGCACAAGCAAGAGAAGTTTCTTCAAAAGGCACCTCCTTCACATGGCTGGCTCCAGTAGCTCAGAGCGCACAGGCCATAATGAGTCCTCGGCAGGCTGTGTTGGcgggctgttcaaacttcctcTAACATGCaaggtggacagtcaagttttcccacagtgcatcaCAGTCAAAGGGGTGGAGCAACCACATTTGGGGAGGGCGCTAGGGAGTCTGGGATATGGCTGGTTTGACTCGGGGCTGTGTGCTGCGGTGTAGATGCCAGAGCCCCAGTTTCAAGCCCAGATTAGAAAATTGTCAATACAGGattaagaattaatgtaaatactCAAGCCCCAGGTTTTCAGCTGACTCGAGTTCCACTAACGCTGGGATTaaccttagaccagtggttcccaaactggggttcgcagaACGTTACTGGGGGTTGGCAGAACGTCACTGggggttcgccagaaaaatttcactaatggggGTGAGAGGACcccgggcattggaggcagcaaATGAAGTTTGCAACTATGTTAATACTAAATTTGGTTCCTCCATTAcctcactttttaattttttaaaaaatgtgggttTATCACATATTTGGGTACGTATTAAAGGTTCACGAGTCTCAAAAACTTTAGATCCAAGATGGCAAAGGTGGAATAGCACACTAAATCACATCAAAATCCATCTTGCGAGCAAGTAAAACAAGATGCGAGGAATCTTCCACTGGTGTCAAAAAGCAGACCGCTACCTGAAGAAGGATCATTTTGATTCACTGGAAGAGTCAACAGCCAAAATGAAAGTGGTCACTGAGTTTGTATCGGGAGCTGGTAAGACTGAGTTAAAAATAACCTTTGCTAAGGAAAAAGTTTGATGGTAATGGTTAGCAAGTATGGAACAGTCCAGggaaagggtgaaattcacctaaACGAATCAGCACAAAAATattctgatgaaaaatcaaaacattctctTTTTCGTGATGATTCGTCAATAAGCAAATTCAAGTGATTTCATGTCCTCGGATTTTTTGGCATCTCTGCTTGTGTGTTTACATACTCATCTTTTATTGTTTGCTTTTATTCTGTGAtcggtaaataaataaattcctggATTAGTCTTCAGACCTCCTCCTCAGAAAAAAGCACCTGCTCTTCTCACCTATCATTAGGGGTTACAAAGGCAAACAGTACCAATGACTTGACTTCTATGCTATACCATCACACACTTGGATAGtacttcacattttcaaatgctACTTAATAATCCAGAGGCAGAACAAGCTATTTCTGAACACAGCTGGGCTTACCTACCTATGAGTGGCGAACATATTATAATAGCCAGTTGTGTACTACCTACCTGCTGTTAATTTCTATATCCCTTTCCCCCTCTAAAGCCAAAAGAAATGATTAAAGTCCTTCCTTTGCTGGATTTCtatctctgtctctgtgtgtatataaatatatctcaAAGGAAGCACTGAGAGAGTTTTGTTAAGCTTTGGAAAGGCTCCTGGACCTAGTACAAAGCTCAGTTGTTCTAACCATTGTAACCATGCCACTTCTTGTGACATATTTTACTTCTCCGATTTTATGCTCCCTTGGATTCAGATGATTAAATGTTCAATGGGAATGTCAGATCTTTGGGGTAGGGGCTGTCTTTTCATTATGCGTGGGTAAAGCACCTACCACATTAGGGCCACAAGCCCCAAT carries:
- the LOC102942532 gene encoding arylsulfatase D isoform X3, with translation MSVAVDSKPNILLIMADDLGIGDIGCYGNNTIRTPNIDQLAKEGVKLTQHIAAAPLCTPSRAAFLTGRYPIRSGMASSNGYRALQWNAGSGGLPVNETTFAKVLRQQGYTTGLIGKWHQGMNCEALNDHCHHPSNHGFDYFYGMPFTLLNNCQKNKPPELDAALQAKLWLCTQIIALAVLTVIIGKLTGLISTSWKIVAFFALAGSLFFTSWYSSYGFVQYWNCILMRNYDITEQPMKLERTAALMLKEAVSFIERNKHGPFLLFVSFLHVHTPLFTTEKFLGKSRHGLYGDNVEEMDWLVGKILDAIDKEDLKNNTFTYFASDHGGQLEAQEGKTQLGGWNGIYKGGKGMGGWEGGIRVPGILRWPGVFPADTVIDEPTSLMDIYPTVAHLGGGIVPQDRVVDGRNLMPLLQGKVQQSEHEFMFHYCGSYLHAVRWHQKDSGALWKAHYVTPIFQPEGAGACYGRGICPCFGEGVTHHDPPLLFDLSRDPSEAKPLSPATEPLFDTVISRIERAVQEHRQTLTPVPQQLSLHNIMWKPWLQPCCGTFPFCWCDREGDSAHPAL
- the LOC102942532 gene encoding arylsulfatase D isoform X4, whose protein sequence is MGVGEQCSATCTEGSHSKTFPLSRRCVGPDPLEHGQSFVFFVPSAQAPRSYLTALLALCIFPKTCGMSVAVDSKPNILLIMADDLGIGDIGCYGNNTIRTPNIDQLAKEGVKLTQHIAAAPLCTPSRAAFLTGRYPIRSGMASSNGYRALQWNAGSGGLPVNETTFAKVLRQQGYTTGLIGKWHQGMNCEALNDHCHHPSNHGFDYFYGMPFTLLNNCQKNKPPELDAALQAKLWLCTQIIALAVLTVIIGKLTGLISTSWKIVAFFALAGSLFFTSWYSSYGFVQYWNCILMRNYDITEQPMKLERTAALMLKEAVSFIERNKHGPFLLFVSFLHVHTPLFTTEKFLGKSRHGLYGDNVEEMDWLVGKILDAIDKEDLKNNTFTYFASDHGGQLEAQEGKTQLGGWNGIYKGGKGMGGWEGGIRVPGILRWPGVFPADTVIDEPTSLMDIYPTVAHLGGGIVPQDRWGTVEGSLCDSNIPARGCWSVLRKRNLPLFWGRCNPS